A genomic window from Quercus lobata isolate SW786 chromosome 10, ValleyOak3.0 Primary Assembly, whole genome shotgun sequence includes:
- the LOC115962993 gene encoding protein NUCLEAR FUSION DEFECTIVE 4-like isoform X1, which produces MQLQWHEKFKVLINNRWLVFVCAMWVQSCAGVGYLFGSISPLIKSAMGYDQRQVAFLGVAKDLGDSIGFVAGSLCEVLPIWVILLIGVVQNFVGYGLVWLVVAGVLPALPFWVLCLALFVGTNGETYFNTAALVSCVQNFPKSRGPVVGILKGFAGLSSAILTQIYLMINFPNESSLIFMVAVEPTIVIIALMFIVRPVGGHKQVKPSDNSSFFFTYSVCLILAIYLLAVLVIEDLVDVSQAIITLFAVILILLILLPVIIPIRLVFFSGPRPPAEESLLSEAQKQELSKSEQDVNGIILSEVEDEKPPEVDSLPASERQKRIAHLQAKLFQAAAEGAVRRRKGPRRGEDFTLTQALRKADFWLIFFSLVLASGSGLTVIDNLGQICESLGYNVTTIYVSYISVWNFLGRVGGGYFSELVIRKYAYPRPVTMAVGQVIMAIGLFYANMGWPGEIYVLTVLIGLGYGAHWAIVPASASELFGLKSFGALYNFLTLANPVGSLIFSGVIASGIYDYYAELQAGLSHQNSEAMLAIPLRDDDVTCLGTICYSITFGILSGLCLVATGLSLIVVYRTKKVYANLYGNSRG; this is translated from the exons GAGCATATCACCTTTGATAAAGAGTGCCATGGGGTACGACCAGAGGCAGGTGGCTTTTTTGGGTGTGGCTAAGGACTTGGGTGATAGTATTGGTTTTGTGGCTGGGAGTTTGTGTGAGGTTTTGCCCATCTGGGTCATTTTGCTCATTGGGGTGGTGCAGAACTTTGTTGGGTATGGCTTGGTTTGGCTTGTTGTTGCTGGTGTATTGCCTGCTTTGCCTTTTTGGGTG TTGTGCCTTGCATTATTTGTGGGAACAAACGGTGAGACCTACTTCAACACAGCTGCTCTAGTTTCATGTGTGCAAAACTTCCCCAAAAGCCGGGGTCCTGTTGTGGGGATATTGAAGGGATTTGCTGGATTGAGTAGTGCAATTTTGACTCAGATTTATCTTATGATCAATTTTCCGAATGAATCATCACTCATTTTCATGGTTGCAGTTGAACCAACAATTGTTATTATTGCTCTGATGTTCATTGTTAGACCTGTGGGAGGTCACAAACAAGTTAAACCATCTGATAATTCAAGCTTTTTCTTTACCTACAGTGTTTGCCTCATTCTGGCAATTTATCTGCTGGCAGTGTTGGTGATTGAGGATCTGGTTGACGTGAGTCAAGCTATAATCACTTTATTTGCAGTTATTTTAATTCTTCTCATACTGCTTCCAGTTATAATTCCCATTCGATTGGTATTCTTCTCGGGACCAAGGCCTCCAGCTGAGGAGAGCCTTCTCTCTGAAGCACAGAAACAAGAACTAAGTAAATCTGAGCAGGATGTGAATGGGATTATTCTCAGTGAGGTTGAAGATGAGAAGCCTCCAGAAGTAGACTCCCTTCCGGCATCAGAAAGGCAAAAACGAATTGCTCATTTGCAAGCTAAACTGTTCCAAGCTGCTGCTGAAGGAGCTGTGAGAAGGCGAAAAGGCCCTCGTAGAGGAGAGGATTTCACCTTAACGCAGGCATTAAGAAAAGCAGATTTTTGGCTGATCTTCTTCTCCCTCGTTCTGGCTTCTGGATCCGGTTTGACAGTTATTGATAACTTGGGTCAGATTTGTGAATCACTGGGATATAATGTTACAACTATATATGTATCCTATATCAGTGTTTGGAACTTTCTTGGCCGTGTTGGTGGCGGCTACTTCTCTGAGCTTGTAATAAG aAAATATGCCTACCCAAGACCAGTGACAATGGCTGTTGGTCAGGTTATCATGGCAATTGGACTTTTCTACGCTAATATGGGATGGCCTGGAGAAATTTATGTTCTCACTGTGTTGATAGGGCTTGGGTATGGTGCTCACTGGGCAATTGTGCCAGCTTCAGCTTCTGAGCTATTTGGCCTGAAGAGTTTTGGGGCCTTGTATAATTTTCTTACACTTGCTAATCCAGTAGGTTCTCTGATTTTCTCTGGTGTCATTGCTAGTGGTATATATGACTATTATGCAGAGCTGCAAGCTGGCCTCTCACATCAAAATTCTGAAGCCATGCTTGCAATTCCTCTTCGTGATGATGACGTCACTTGTTTGGGAACCATATGCTATTCCATCACATTTGGGATCCTGTCTGGACTTTGCCTTGTGGCAACAGGCTTGAGTTTGATTGTTGTTTATCGGACTAAGAAGGTTTATGCCAACCTCTATGGAAATTCTCGCGGTTGA
- the LOC115962993 gene encoding protein NUCLEAR FUSION DEFECTIVE 4-like isoform X2, translating to MAWFGLLLLVYCLLCLFGCLQLCLALFVGTNGETYFNTAALVSCVQNFPKSRGPVVGILKGFAGLSSAILTQIYLMINFPNESSLIFMVAVEPTIVIIALMFIVRPVGGHKQVKPSDNSSFFFTYSVCLILAIYLLAVLVIEDLVDVSQAIITLFAVILILLILLPVIIPIRLVFFSGPRPPAEESLLSEAQKQELSKSEQDVNGIILSEVEDEKPPEVDSLPASERQKRIAHLQAKLFQAAAEGAVRRRKGPRRGEDFTLTQALRKADFWLIFFSLVLASGSGLTVIDNLGQICESLGYNVTTIYVSYISVWNFLGRVGGGYFSELVIRKYAYPRPVTMAVGQVIMAIGLFYANMGWPGEIYVLTVLIGLGYGAHWAIVPASASELFGLKSFGALYNFLTLANPVGSLIFSGVIASGIYDYYAELQAGLSHQNSEAMLAIPLRDDDVTCLGTICYSITFGILSGLCLVATGLSLIVVYRTKKVYANLYGNSRG from the exons ATGGCTTGGTTTGGCTTGTTGTTGCTGGTGTATTGCCTGCTTTGCCTTTTTGGGTG TTTGCAGTTGTGCCTTGCATTATTTGTGGGAACAAACGGTGAGACCTACTTCAACACAGCTGCTCTAGTTTCATGTGTGCAAAACTTCCCCAAAAGCCGGGGTCCTGTTGTGGGGATATTGAAGGGATTTGCTGGATTGAGTAGTGCAATTTTGACTCAGATTTATCTTATGATCAATTTTCCGAATGAATCATCACTCATTTTCATGGTTGCAGTTGAACCAACAATTGTTATTATTGCTCTGATGTTCATTGTTAGACCTGTGGGAGGTCACAAACAAGTTAAACCATCTGATAATTCAAGCTTTTTCTTTACCTACAGTGTTTGCCTCATTCTGGCAATTTATCTGCTGGCAGTGTTGGTGATTGAGGATCTGGTTGACGTGAGTCAAGCTATAATCACTTTATTTGCAGTTATTTTAATTCTTCTCATACTGCTTCCAGTTATAATTCCCATTCGATTGGTATTCTTCTCGGGACCAAGGCCTCCAGCTGAGGAGAGCCTTCTCTCTGAAGCACAGAAACAAGAACTAAGTAAATCTGAGCAGGATGTGAATGGGATTATTCTCAGTGAGGTTGAAGATGAGAAGCCTCCAGAAGTAGACTCCCTTCCGGCATCAGAAAGGCAAAAACGAATTGCTCATTTGCAAGCTAAACTGTTCCAAGCTGCTGCTGAAGGAGCTGTGAGAAGGCGAAAAGGCCCTCGTAGAGGAGAGGATTTCACCTTAACGCAGGCATTAAGAAAAGCAGATTTTTGGCTGATCTTCTTCTCCCTCGTTCTGGCTTCTGGATCCGGTTTGACAGTTATTGATAACTTGGGTCAGATTTGTGAATCACTGGGATATAATGTTACAACTATATATGTATCCTATATCAGTGTTTGGAACTTTCTTGGCCGTGTTGGTGGCGGCTACTTCTCTGAGCTTGTAATAAG aAAATATGCCTACCCAAGACCAGTGACAATGGCTGTTGGTCAGGTTATCATGGCAATTGGACTTTTCTACGCTAATATGGGATGGCCTGGAGAAATTTATGTTCTCACTGTGTTGATAGGGCTTGGGTATGGTGCTCACTGGGCAATTGTGCCAGCTTCAGCTTCTGAGCTATTTGGCCTGAAGAGTTTTGGGGCCTTGTATAATTTTCTTACACTTGCTAATCCAGTAGGTTCTCTGATTTTCTCTGGTGTCATTGCTAGTGGTATATATGACTATTATGCAGAGCTGCAAGCTGGCCTCTCACATCAAAATTCTGAAGCCATGCTTGCAATTCCTCTTCGTGATGATGACGTCACTTGTTTGGGAACCATATGCTATTCCATCACATTTGGGATCCTGTCTGGACTTTGCCTTGTGGCAACAGGCTTGAGTTTGATTGTTGTTTATCGGACTAAGAAGGTTTATGCCAACCTCTATGGAAATTCTCGCGGTTGA